In Desulfuribacillus stibiiarsenatis, the genomic window CAGAAGTCACTGACTTGTGAATAGTTTGTCTGTTCTATCAACATAGCAGGTTTCCTGTCCTGCACAGTCTGCATTCTTTCGAATGCGAGAATTGACGTTGTTATGATTGCACTATACAGTTTTCAAGGAACTTTTTGATGGATTGTTTTTGCTTCAACCCACGCTTGTTTGTTTCGTTTGTGTCATCGCCTTGTTTTTAGCGACTTTCATATCATATCACAGCCAGTTTGTTGTGTCAACATGTTTTTTTCAAATTCTTTTTTTGAGTCTGTTCGAAATCTTTTTTTGAATTTGTGTAGGGCGATTCTTTCGAGATTGCCTCACCATGTTGCAAGCCGAAGCTTGTGTCTGTTGTACGATGTGTTGTTTGTGCTCGTTTCGGAGCGACAAATAGTATCTTACCACGAATCGAATAACAATTGCAACAGGTATCTTTTACCATGTTTCAAGGCGTACAAAAATAATACAACATAAGAAACTTTATATAGTGCTTTTCCTTAGTAATCACTTAGTTTACTAAGGACTTAGATTAGTAAGTGCTTACTATATAGTTTAATAATATTACTTAAACCTTATAAATCAAGGCTGGGAAAAAGGATACTCAATTATATATTCATTGAAAGTAGAAAGTACACTATGATAGTCTTCTAAATCGTGAATCACGATACCTTTTTCCAACTGCGCGATTTGCTCTTCTGGAATCCAATCCACTTCTATGGGGAAAAACTCATTCATTGGATGATTCGGAGTTTCATCTTGATGATAAATCACTAACTGGTTTCTCGCATTAATCCCGAATAAGATATTTCCTAACATATCAGGATGAATGTTTGCATGTTCATTTGTCAGACGAATTTCATTTTCTTCAATTTTTTGCACTTGATAATTATCGTTATATTCTCTTTTAAGGCCTAATTGCAAAACTTCTAACGAAGGTGCATACACTTCTCGATATGTGATATCTTCCGAACCACATAAGTAACTGTCGACAAGCGTGACCTTATACAAGGTAGCATAACTAAGAGCTTCTTGTAATAAAACATCTTCTGTCACTGTCGGATCTACAACAAAACGATGTTGTTTTTTCTCCAAATATAATTCTTGCGCGTATAATGCAACTAATAATAATACAACAATAATGCTGCTAATGATAAATGGCCTGTTGTTGGACATAAAAACACCCCTCAGTTTATTTTTTAACCACAGTATGGCCAAAACTGAAGGGTATCTATACTATCCCTGGTACTTCTCCAAGTCTTCTTGAGAAATATCAAAATTGGAGTAGACATTTTGCACATCGTCATTATCTTCTAGTTTGTCAATGAGTATTAACATTTTTTGAGCTTCATCACCTGTTAAAGTGATTGTATTTTGAGGAACCATGGTTACCTCTGAATTTGATACTTTGACTCCAGCGGCTGTTATTGTCGCTTTCACCTCTTCAAATACTTCTGGTTGCGTGATGACCTCATAATACTCTTCTTCTGATCTCATATCATCCGCTCCGCCCTCTAGGGCAAGAAGCAATAGTTCCTCTTCCTGAATCGAATTTTCTTCTTTCATGATGTTGATTACGCCTTTTTTGTCAAACATCCAGTTCACACAACCTAATTCACCTAGGTTTCCACCGTATTTAGAAAAAATATGACGCATATCTGATGCCGCACGGTTTCGACTATCTGTGAGTACTTCTACATATATAGCAACACCGCCAGGACCATATCCTTCATAGTTAATTTCTTCGTAGTTTACTCCCTCTAATTCGCCAGTTGCCTTCTTAATGACTCGCTCAATGTTATCATTCGGCATGTTATGTTCTCTCGCTTTGTTCATAGCTAGTCGAAGACGCGAGTTAGCGTTCGGGTCGCCACCACCTTCACGTGCTGCAACGAAAATCTCTTTCGAAAGTTTGGTAAAGATTTTTCCCCTTGCTGCATCTTGACGTCCCTTTCTATGGGCAATGTTTTTCCATTTGGAGTGTCCAGCCATAGTTCTTACACCATCCATTCATTTTACAAATATATAATCACTAATAATACTCGACTATTTTATCACAGGAGTCATTAAGAGTTCCAGTCTCTAGGGTATAAAAAGTCGTGCCCAACGGATCTATGGGATATCTTCGCGATTATCGGTGCTTTTCTTTTATAATGATTCAACTGAACTTTCTTGGTCACTTTTGCAATAAAGTCTTGATTGAAATAGTCTAAGAGCTCCACATCGCTATATCTGCAATCATATTTATAGTATAGAAAGCAATCAACCTCATCGTAAGTAAATCCCAGTTCTTGTTCATCGGTCTGCCCTTCCCACAAGTCTGCACTTGGTGCTTTTTCAATGATTGATTTCGGTATTTGTAGGTATCGAGCAAGTTGATACATTTGATTTTTATATATATCACCAATAGGGTTTAAGGCCGATGCCATATCTCCATAAATCGTACCATATCCTAACAATAATTCGGTTTTGTTACTGGTCCCTATCACTAATGCATTCCATAAAGAAGAATGATCGTATAGAATCGTCATTCTCTCTCTGGCCATTTTATTCCCTTTGCGCAACATATCATAACCTTCGTCTTTAAAATGATTGAAGTAGGCATCAATCATAGGTGTTATTTCAATAACTTTAGAAGGCAATTGTAAATCTTCTATCACCTTTTTAGCATCCCCAAGACTATCAGGATTGCTTGTCTTGTATGGCATCATGATGACATGTACATTTTCAGGCCCTAGAGCTTGGGCCGCTAAATATGCGACAACAGCGGAATCGATTCCCCCGGATAGACCCATGACTACTTTACGAAAACCCACCTTGTGAACTTCGTTTTGTATAAATTGAACTAAGATTTTCGTAGTTAGCTCCGTGTCAATTAACAATGTTGAAATATCACTTTTCATCCCTTTGCCCCCCTAACGATGGAGTAATTAACTGCTCGTTCGTTTTTGCAGAGATGCGTTGAAGCTCTTTGATAGTTAAATCAAGCTTTTCATTTCGCTTCAATGGATTCGCAATTCTGCTGCGGCGTATTTTACGCAAATCAATGTTTGCCATAAACAGCCCCTCATCCAAGTTAGGAGCTTGTAGTACTAGATTCCCTTCTGAATCATATACAGAAGATCCACCTGCAAAAGAAAGTCCATCCTCATATCCGACTCGATTCACATACACGACATAAACGCCATGAAGTTGAGCATAAGAACGAATTGTCGTTTGCCACCATAGGTTTGATTGAATTTGGCCATCAATCGGGCCGCGGCCTGGACTAGCAGCTACCACGTATATTACATGTGCACCATCTGTGCTTAAAATATAAGCTGTCGATGGATGCCAAGCATCCTCACAGATTAGCATACCTATCCTAGCATCTTCAGTAGAAAATGCTTGAATGCGATTTCCAGCATCAAAGTATCTTGCTTCATCAAATAAGCCGTATGTCGGCAAATATACTTTACGGTGAATATGTAGAATTTTCCCCATTGATGCATAAATCGATGAAATGTAAAAGGAGTGACGTTCGTCTTCTTCCACAAAACTGAAGATGATATCAATATCTGAGCTTTTCTGAACCAGTTGTTGAATTTCTCTACTATTGATAGTAAGTGCAACATCATACGATAGATCTTGAAGATTATAGCCTGTCAGGCTTAATTCTGGAAATGCGATGACATTCGCCTGCTGTTGCTTTGCCTTTTCTATGTAGTCTAAATGCTTGTCCAAATTCTTGCGAACATCACCCAATAGAGGTTTCATTTGCGCAATAGCACATGTAATCAACTTTTTCCCTCTTAACATTTGTATAAACCTCCTAATCTGTTCAAGCTCATCAATCTCATTCATCTACTTCGTTACAACAAATATTATACTATACGAGTATGTACATAATTAGCATTCGCTCAGTATAATTAAAGCACATTATATTGATATAGAAAACTAATTTATTATAGATGTGTTGCTAATGCAAAGCTACTTATCATCATAATTTTTATAAATTCTAATGATGTAAAGAAGGGGACTATTCGTCCCCTATATAATAATTATAATCTATTTAGTTTTCCTCTTCATCCATTGTATAATTCCCTGGATACATCGGATATTCACCAACACCTGGGAATACTGGGTAATTCTCATACCAACCACCACTTGGTTGCCCCTGATACATTCTCCAATTCGGGCCTAATGGATATCTCGGGCCAACTGTAGGATAATCACATCCACATTTAGAGCGCGGTATTCCCGTAGGCAAACATGGGTATGGTCCCTCATCGTACATAGGGCTTTGGATTGGATTCTGCATCGGATACGGCATAGGCTGTGGACATGGTCTTGTTGCCCTTGGTCTCAAACACGGATTTGGTGCTGGTTGTGGACAAGGTTGTATTGGCATTGGTCTAGGACGTTGCGGATGATGATGTTCATGGTGTGGGTGATGCGGATGATGGTGATGATGATCGTGTTTTGGCGGACAAGGTAGTGGTCCTGGAGTACTAGCCGGAATCATAATAATCTGTCCAGGATATATTAAATCCGGGTTACTAATTTGTGGGTTCGCTGCTATCAACACTTCTAATGGTACATTAAAACGCTTTGCAATCTTATACATTGTATCGCCAGGCTTAACAACGTAAGTACGATTATAATCCACTGAGAAATCCTCCTTAAAAGATATAGTCAATTTACTATATGCTTGAAAGATTTCACAGCAACCTGTTAAACGCCTATTTTACAGGCATTTAACTAATAGATATATGTCATTGTAGAATGTGGATCAAAAGACAGTAATAAAAATTGCTCGTCAGATATACCTCGATTCCCACTAGAACAACTTACAAGAGTCATGAACATTACCATCATAATAATTATCAAGAGAAACCGTTGATTCATCCACTCTCTCCTTACTTTTCTCTATAAATTCAACGATAACAATATATAATTGAAAATGCAACAGCCAAAATGGTATAATTTTATCAAACAAAACCTCGATAGGTGCCTATATCAAATATATAGGAGAATAGGGAATAATGTGCAAATCATTAGCGGTCCCGCCACTGTAACTTGGAGATTCCTAGCATAACCACTGCGATTTAAGCGGGAAGGGTTAGGGTATCTATGAAAAGAAGCCAGGAGACCTGCCTATCAGGATACATAATGAT contains:
- a CDS encoding BofC C-terminal domain-containing protein, producing the protein MSNNRPFIISSIIVVLLLVALYAQELYLEKKQHRFVVDPTVTEDVLLQEALSYATLYKVTLVDSYLCGSEDITYREVYAPSLEVLQLGLKREYNDNYQVQKIEENEIRLTNEHANIHPDMLGNILFGINARNQLVIYHQDETPNHPMNEFFPIEVDWIPEEQIAQLEKGIVIHDLEDYHSVLSTFNEYIIEYPFSQP
- a CDS encoding YebC/PmpR family DNA-binding transcriptional regulator produces the protein MAGHSKWKNIAHRKGRQDAARGKIFTKLSKEIFVAAREGGGDPNANSRLRLAMNKAREHNMPNDNIERVIKKATGELEGVNYEEINYEGYGPGGVAIYVEVLTDSRNRAASDMRHIFSKYGGNLGELGCVNWMFDKKGVINIMKEENSIQEEELLLLALEGGADDMRSEEEYYEVITQPEVFEEVKATITAAGVKVSNSEVTMVPQNTITLTGDEAQKMLILIDKLEDNDDVQNVYSNFDISQEDLEKYQG
- a CDS encoding NAD+ synthase, translated to MKSDISTLLIDTELTTKILVQFIQNEVHKVGFRKVVMGLSGGIDSAVVAYLAAQALGPENVHVIMMPYKTSNPDSLGDAKKVIEDLQLPSKVIEITPMIDAYFNHFKDEGYDMLRKGNKMARERMTILYDHSSLWNALVIGTSNKTELLLGYGTIYGDMASALNPIGDIYKNQMYQLARYLQIPKSIIEKAPSADLWEGQTDEQELGFTYDEVDCFLYYKYDCRYSDVELLDYFNQDFIAKVTKKVQLNHYKRKAPIIAKISHRSVGHDFLYPRDWNS
- a CDS encoding nitrilase-related carbon-nitrogen hydrolase, yielding MLRGKKLITCAIAQMKPLLGDVRKNLDKHLDYIEKAKQQQANVIAFPELSLTGYNLQDLSYDVALTINSREIQQLVQKSSDIDIIFSFVEEDERHSFYISSIYASMGKILHIHRKVYLPTYGLFDEARYFDAGNRIQAFSTEDARIGMLICEDAWHPSTAYILSTDGAHVIYVVAASPGRGPIDGQIQSNLWWQTTIRSYAQLHGVYVVYVNRVGYEDGLSFAGGSSVYDSEGNLVLQAPNLDEGLFMANIDLRKIRRSRIANPLKRNEKLDLTIKELQRISAKTNEQLITPSLGGQRDEK
- the safA gene encoding LysM peptidoglycan-binding domain-containing protein is translated as MDYNRTYVVKPGDTMYKIAKRFNVPLEVLIAANPQISNPDLIYPGQIIMIPASTPGPLPCPPKHDHHHHHPHHPHHEHHHPQRPRPMPIQPCPQPAPNPCLRPRATRPCPQPMPYPMQNPIQSPMYDEGPYPCLPTGIPRSKCGCDYPTVGPRYPLGPNWRMYQGQPSGGWYENYPVFPGVGEYPMYPGNYTMDEEEN